The Bacteroides fragilis NCTC 9343 genome includes the window GACAGTGTGAACACGACTCGTATGCCGGGTAAATACTATACATTGGAAGAAGCGAAAGATTTAGTCGCTTTTTGTAAAGCGCATAATATACTTTTAATTCCGGAATTTGATATGCCGGGGCATAGTGGGGCTTTTGTCCGTACATTCCGTCATGATATGCAGAGCCCGGAAGGAATGAAAATTCTTAAATTGCTGGTAGATGAAGTTTGCGAGACTTTTGATGTACCTTATCTTCATATTGGTACGGATGAAGTTCGATTTACCAATCCAAAGTTTGTTCCGGAAATGGTCGAATATGTCCGTGCCAAAGGAAAGAAAGTCATTTCGTGGAATCCGGGATGGCATTATAAACCTGGCGAGATTGATATGACGCATTTGTGGAGTTATCGTGGAAAAGCCCAAAAAGGTATTCCCGCAATTGATTCTAAGTTTCATTATCTCAATCATTTTGATACTTTTGGCGATATCATTGCATTGTATAACAGCCGTATTTATAATGTTGAGCAAGGAAGTGACGATATTGCAGGGACAATTCTTGCCATCTGGAATGACCGTTACGTAGCTAACGAACGCAATATTATACTTGAGAATAATTTCTATCCTAATATGCTGGCTATTGCTGAACGTGCATGGAAAGGCGGAGGTACAGAATATTTTGATAAGAATGGTACTATCTTACCTTCTGAAGGCTCTCCGGAGTTTAAAGAATTTGCTGATTTTGAGAATCGTATGCTTTGGCATAAAGAGCATACATTTAAGGGATATCCGTTCGCCTATGTAAAACAGACGAATGTAAAATGGAATATTACTGATGCATTTCCTAATGGTGGAGATTTGAATAAAGTCTTTCCTCCGGAACAGGAATTGAAGGATTCTTATTTATATGAAGGAAAAGAGTATGGGGTACACCCTGCCATTGGTGCGGGTATCTATCTTCGTCATGTATGGGGGAAAATGGTACCTACTTTCTATAAAGATCCGCAAGAGAATCATACGGCTTATGCCTATACATGGGTTTACTCTCCGAAAGATCAGGAAGTAGGGCTGTGGGCTGAATTCCAGAATTATGGTCGTTCGGAAATGGACCTGGCTCCATTGCAAGGTAAATGGGACTATAAAGGCAGCCGTATCTGGATCAATAATGAAGAAATACAGCCACCTGTATGGACAGCTACTCATCGTACAAAGAGTAATGAAATAGCGTTGGGAAATGAAAATTGTGTGGCACGTCCACCTATCGCCGTCCATCTGAATAAAGGCTGGAATAAAGTTTTC containing:
- a CDS encoding family 20 glycosylhydrolase gives rise to the protein MRNKQIFLISFIIYLCTISSVRAGEYHLLPEPQKFTPLGSSFVLGRTKLSTPVLRQEWEAFVVDRGGVIDDKARASIEVKLVPSLEEVPLNADEAYRLVVNNGKVTVEAVTEHGVYWAMQTLAQLQDVQKKKATFNGCSIVDWPAFRIRGFMQDVGRTYMSIEELKREIAVLSRFKINVFHWHLTENQSWRLQSKIFPMLNDSVNTTRMPGKYYTLEEAKDLVAFCKAHNILLIPEFDMPGHSGAFVRTFRHDMQSPEGMKILKLLVDEVCETFDVPYLHIGTDEVRFTNPKFVPEMVEYVRAKGKKVISWNPGWHYKPGEIDMTHLWSYRGKAQKGIPAIDSKFHYLNHFDTFGDIIALYNSRIYNVEQGSDDIAGTILAIWNDRYVANERNIILENNFYPNMLAIAERAWKGGGTEYFDKNGTILPSEGSPEFKEFADFENRMLWHKEHTFKGYPFAYVKQTNVKWNITDAFPNGGDLNKVFPPEQELKDSYLYEGKEYGVHPAIGAGIYLRHVWGKMVPTFYKDPQENHTAYAYTWVYSPKDQEVGLWAEFQNYGRSEMDLAPLQGKWDYKGSRIWINNEEIQPPVWTATHRTKSNEIALGNENCVARPPIAVHLNKGWNKVFLKLPVGKFNMPEVRLVKWMFTTVFVTPDGENAVDGLIYSPDKTK